The DNA segment TAGTAACTATATCACTAAATATAATAAATTTATAGTCTTTATCTATAGTATTTAATAATTTTAATATATTCAAAGGATTTCTTATTTTCTCATAAAATACACCTGCATAAATAAAAGTTGGAACTTTATTTCTTTTATATTCTTCTAATTTATATTCACTTAAATCAAATCCTTGAGGAATTATCTTTATTTTATTTTCAACTTTATATTTCTTAAATGCTTCTTTTGCATTTTCAATTGGTAATACTATATATTTTAATTTTTTTAAAATAAGAGCTTCTATAATTTTAAAGTAATAAGCAATATTTAATGTTTTATTATAATAAAAGGGATCCCCGTATTCTAGTATTAAATTATCAGTTAATTTTTTATTTTTTCTTATTCCTAAATAACTTCCTAAATGAGATGAAAAAGGAAAAGCAATAGAAATTATAGCTTTTTTGTTATCTTTTACATTTTTTAAATATTTATAAACAAAATATGAAAATTCTATTTGTCTATCTAAAAACAAATAATTATATATATTTTTTATTTTTTTTATAATTTTAGACTTTAAACTTTTTTCTCTTTGAATTTTCTTTATATTATTTAAACTATTTACATTTTTATTTAATAAAAAACCTTTTTCTAAATAGATAATTTTTATACCATATTGTTCAAAAAAAATTTCAGGTACATTCTTTTTAGAAGTTACGACTTCAACTTCATATTTTTTTGCTAACTCTCTAGCTAGTTCAAATGCTCTATGAGAACGAGGAGTATTTTCTTCATAAAAATAATAACTTACTATTAATATTTTTTCCTTTAACATATTAATTTCTTCTCCTTAATAGCTTTTTATTCACTCTTTAATATAGTTAATGTATAAATAAATATATATTTATATTCTAATTTATAAAAATAATCTTCTATTTTTACTAAATTATGCAGACTTATTTTTGATATCCTATAAAAAATTTTCCTCATCTTATTTTATAAACATTGTTGAATCTTCAAATAAATTTTTAGTATTCTTGTCACTAAAATTCCCATTAGCATTTTCTCATACTTAGATATTAATATATTATTTTCTTGTAAAATTTTTTCTTTTCTAATCAATCTTTCACTATTCTCTGTAGATTATCTAACATTAAAAATCTAACAATTTGTTTTTTTTATTTTTATCCTTACATATTATATACATCCTATTATTTATATCTACTATTAATTCATTTAATTTCTTTGCACCATATATAATGTCTATCAAATTACTTTCTTCAAAAATATTCTTCTACTATTATTATATTATATATTTTTTTCTCCTATTATATATTCTACTCTTTTAATAAAACTTTTACTAGAAAATCTTTCTTTAGAAAAATAATAATTTTTTTCTATATAATTTTTATCTTTTAAATAATTTAAACTTTCTATAATACTTTCTTTATTCTTTGCTAAACAATATTTTCCATTTATATTATCATCAAAAATATCTTTTATTCCTGCATGATTTGTAGTTATTACTGAACAACCATTTACATATGCTTCTAAAATTGAAATCGGTTGCCCTTCATTTTCATAATAAGTAGGAAGTATAAAGATATCACTTTTCAAAAATAAATCTCTTTTTTTATTTCCTTTTACTATTCCATAATAAAATATTTTATTAGGATATTCTTTTAAATATTTTTCTATTTCAATTTTTATACATGGTTCTATGGCTCCTGCTAAATGAATCTCAAATTTTTCTTCAGAAAGTTCTTTTGAAGATTCTAAAACATCTAAAATTCCTTTTTCTCTCATCAAATTACTTAAATAAAGAACTTTTCTTTTTTTTCTAAAATTAAAATTTTTTATTTTTTCTTTTATCTCTTCTTCAGAAGCTATTATTTCGTCTTGTACTCCATTTTCACAAACAAAAATTTTATCTTCATTGATAATTCCTTTAAACATTTCTTTTAAAGAATTTCCTAAAACAATAACTCCATTTAATCTTTTTAGATAAAAACTTAAGACTTTCTTTTTCAAAAGATTTTGATTATCGTACATGTTTCTAAAATTTCCTCCATGTATATGTATATAACATGGAATACTTTTTATAAAAGAACATAACATATATGGTGAAAATCTCATAAATCCTAAAAAACTTTGACCAGGAGTCATGTATATAACATCATATTTATTAAATAAAATTTGATATATTTCTTTTATTAAATAAATAAATATTTTTAAAAATTTTTTTATTTTAAACTTCCCTTGTTCTTTTTTATTTTTAAACTCTAATTCTTTTAAAGTATTTATTTTATATACATCATAATTTTCTTTTAATCCATCATACAACGTTTGGTTTGCTATATTTTGTCCGTTTAATCCTTTATTTCCTTCTGGAAATGGTCCTACAAATAATATTTTTTTCATTTATAACACCTTTATTATTTTATCATTCCTTTTATTAGTAATTCCATTGCTTTAAATGATTCTTCTATATGAATATTCTTCTTATTTTTCTTTAAAATATTAAATATATACTTATATTCATTTTCTATTCCTTTATCTTGCTTTAATTTTAAATTAACTTTTTTTATACTACCATATCTAATTAATTTAATATAATTATCCATTTCATAAATTGTTCCATTAATAAAAACTCTCAATTGTTCTTTTAAATATCTTTTAGAACCCATTGAAGTATAAATTATATTTCCAATTGCTCCTGATTTAAATTTAAGTGATATTATACAATTATCTTTTTTAGGGTATGCTTCATTTTGTAAAAAATTTATTTTTAATTCTTCTAATTCCGTTCCATCTAAATATTGAATAGTATCTACAAAATGACAAGCTTCTCCTAATATCCTTCCTCCACCTATTTTTTCATCTTGTACCCAATGGTCTTCAGGAATATACCCTGCATTTACAGTATATTCATAAATAGCAGAAGTTTCATTAGTATTTCCCTCTTTTTTTATTTTTTCTATCAATGGAGCATAACGTCTATTTAATCCACAAAATAACTCCTTATTAGAATTTTTATAAGTTTCTTTTATCTCTTCTAATTCTTCTAATGTTAAACATAATGGTTTTTCACAATAAACATTTTTTCCTGCATTTAAAGCCTCTATTATAAATTTAGCATGTGTATTATGTCCAGTTGAAATTATAATTAAGTCTATTTCTTTGTCAGCTAATAATTCCTTATAATTATTTGTTATATATTCAAAAGGAACTATATTCTTTGCTTGAGCTGCATTCACTCCCCCAGTAGTAGCTAATCCTTTAAAATTATATAATTCTGTTTTTTTCATAATTGGTATTAAAGTTGTTTTAGAAAAATTTCCAGCTCCTATTAGCCCTACTGTTATTCTATCTTTTTCTATTTTATTTTCTTTTTGAGAATAAATTATATTCATGTATTTTTTTTCATTCTCTTTATATTTCAGTAATATTCCTATATATTTTTCTTTATTCTTATTAGTTGTTATTATTTCATATGCTTTTTCTGCTTCTTCAAAATCTATGATATGAGTAATTAAATCTGATATTATAACTTTTTTACTTGCTAATAATCTGATAAATTCCTCTATATTTCTTCCTTCAGTAAAACGAACATATCCTATAGGATAATCTATCCCCTTTTCCTCATAGTTACTATCATATCTTCCTGGTCCATAAGAACGAGCTATTGTAAATGTTAATTCTTTTTCATAATATGGTCTTCTATCTATTTCCATCTTAGTAACACCTATCATACAAATAATTGCTCTGTCTCTTGTTATAGTAGCTGCTAAATCCATTGGAGCATTGCTATTTGTAGATGCAGTTATTATTACTTTATCTACACCACGTCCTTTAGTTAAAGCCTTCGTTTTATCCTCTGCATTTTCATCATCAGATTGTATGAATGCTTTTAACTTTGTATTTTCTAATTCTTTATTAACTATATCATATCCTATTACATCACAACCATAAGCATTTAAAATTCTTGCTGTAATATGCCCCAATAACCCTAGACCTATAACAGCAACTGTTTCTCCTGATTCTACTTTTGCTTGATGTATTCCTTCTAAAGCAATTCCACCTAAAGCACCTAAAGCTGCATCTTGATAATTTTCTAAATTATTTGGTAATTTTATTACTAGATTTTTATTTGTTCTATTAATTTCACTATGATATGCTTGCCCCACTAAAGCGACTAAATCTCCTTTTTTAAATTCTGTAACTCCTCTACCACATTCTAAAATCTTTCCTACAGCTGAATACCCCATTGGCATTGGTTCTTTTAATTTTCCAAAAGCTGCTTCTAAACCTGTTATTACTCCATCTGTTGCCATTTTATCTAAAACTTTTTTTACTTGATCTGGTCTTTCTAAAGCCTTTTGTAATAAATTTTTTCCTCCAAAAGAAGTTAAACTTCTTTCTGTTCCTGCACTTACAGCTGAATATAAAGTTTCTATTAATACATGTTCATCTTTCACTCTAGGCATAGGTGTTTCTATTAATTTAACTGAACCATCATTTACCATTAAAAACAATTGTTTCATTTATTACTCCTTATTACTATTATTTAATTATTCCTAAACAATCATACACTTTCTTTTCTTTTAATACTTCTATATTTTCTTTAAATTCTTTATGTCCTTGTGCTAATACTAAATAATCTGCTTTCTCTATTGTTTCCTTAAAACTATAAAGTTCAAAACCATGACTTTCTTTTTCTCTTACATTTGGTTCACAAGCTATTACTTTATACCCTTTATCTCTTAAGATTTCAGCTATTTCCATTGCTGGTGATTCTCTTAAATCATCTATATCTGGTTTATAAGCAAGTCCTAATACTCCTACTGTTAATGATTTATCTCCTTTTAATATTTCATCTACTTTATTTACTATGAATCTTGGTTTAAAATCATTTATAAGTCTTGCTTCTCTTATTACATTTGCTTCTTTTGGAAATTTTTCTACAATAAACCATGGGTCTACTGCTAAACAATGTCCTCCAACTCCTGCTCCTGGTGTTAATATATTTACTCTTGGATGTTTATTTGCTAATTTTATTAATTCAAATACATCTATTCCTAATTTATCACAAATTACAGAAAGTTCATTAGCAAAAGCTATATTTACATCTCTAAATGTATTTTCTACAAGTTTACACATTTCTGCTGTTATATCATCAGTTATATAACAAGTTCCTTCTTTTACCATTGCAT comes from the Fusobacterium perfoetens ATCC 29250 genome and includes:
- a CDS encoding glycosyltransferase family 4 protein encodes the protein MKKILFVGPFPEGNKGLNGQNIANQTLYDGLKENYDVYKINTLKELEFKNKKEQGKFKIKKFLKIFIYLIKEIYQILFNKYDVIYMTPGQSFLGFMRFSPYMLCSFIKSIPCYIHIHGGNFRNMYDNQNLLKKKVLSFYLKRLNGVIVLGNSLKEMFKGIINEDKIFVCENGVQDEIIASEEEIKEKIKNFNFRKKRKVLYLSNLMREKGILDVLESSKELSEEKFEIHLAGAIEPCIKIEIEKYLKEYPNKIFYYGIVKGNKKRDLFLKSDIFILPTYYENEGQPISILEAYVNGCSVITTNHAGIKDIFDDNINGKYCLAKNKESIIESLNYLKDKNYIEKNYYFSKERFSSKSFIKRVEYIIGEKNI
- a CDS encoding bi-domain-containing oxidoreductase → MKQLFLMVNDGSVKLIETPMPRVKDEHVLIETLYSAVSAGTERSLTSFGGKNLLQKALERPDQVKKVLDKMATDGVITGLEAAFGKLKEPMPMGYSAVGKILECGRGVTEFKKGDLVALVGQAYHSEINRTNKNLVIKLPNNLENYQDAALGALGGIALEGIHQAKVESGETVAVIGLGLLGHITARILNAYGCDVIGYDIVNKELENTKLKAFIQSDDENAEDKTKALTKGRGVDKVIITASTNSNAPMDLAATITRDRAIICMIGVTKMEIDRRPYYEKELTFTIARSYGPGRYDSNYEEKGIDYPIGYVRFTEGRNIEEFIRLLASKKVIISDLITHIIDFEEAEKAYEIITTNKNKEKYIGILLKYKENEKKYMNIIYSQKENKIEKDRITVGLIGAGNFSKTTLIPIMKKTELYNFKGLATTGGVNAAQAKNIVPFEYITNNYKELLADKEIDLIIISTGHNTHAKFIIEALNAGKNVYCEKPLCLTLEELEEIKETYKNSNKELFCGLNRRYAPLIEKIKKEGNTNETSAIYEYTVNAGYIPEDHWVQDEKIGGGRILGEACHFVDTIQYLDGTELEELKINFLQNEAYPKKDNCIISLKFKSGAIGNIIYTSMGSKRYLKEQLRVFINGTIYEMDNYIKLIRYGSIKKVNLKLKQDKGIENEYKYIFNILKKNKKNIHIEESFKAMELLIKGMIK
- a CDS encoding nucleotide sugar dehydrogenase, with the translated sequence MEELLEKARKKELKITILGMGYIGLPTAIAFARAGFTVNGFDVNKKVIETLKGGHIHIVEPDLQEAFEEAINSGRLIPTDKLEKSDVFIISVPTPFKKEHEEKIADLSYVESGAREVATVLEENNLVILESTVPPMTTKLMTDILEKESKISREKFMTVHCPERVLPGRILYELEHNDRIIGAERREAGEYTKVIYDAMVKEGTCYITDDITAEMCKLVENTFRDVNIAFANELSVICDKLGIDVFELIKLANKHPRVNILTPGAGVGGHCLAVDPWFIVEKFPKEANVIREARLINDFKPRFIVNKVDEILKGDKSLTVGVLGLAYKPDIDDLRESPAMEIAEILRDKGYKVIACEPNVREKESHGFELYSFKETIEKADYLVLAQGHKEFKENIEVLKEKKVYDCLGIIK